In the Chloroherpetonaceae bacterium genome, one interval contains:
- a CDS encoding phosphatidylserine decarboxylase, with protein MITPFGYSTIAKVGILSLVLFASAWVLPAAIALFSVGTGIFLLVFTLQFFRDPERIPPKTDRVILSPADGTVVLIQEIAHDFFAGPAKQISIFMSPLDVHVNRNPISGKITHLRYISGEYLVAFQHDSSERNERTEIGIENEHIKVFFKQIAGYVARRIVCNLQLGDTVKIGERFGMIKFGSRVDVLLPMSVQLRVQQGQHVKAGETILAEYGGSEEG; from the coding sequence ATGATTACGCCATTCGGCTACTCAACTATTGCAAAAGTGGGCATTCTCTCTTTGGTGCTGTTTGCAAGCGCATGGGTGTTGCCCGCAGCCATCGCGCTGTTCTCGGTTGGCACAGGGATTTTTCTGCTGGTTTTCACGCTCCAATTTTTCCGAGACCCTGAGCGTATTCCACCAAAAACTGACCGCGTGATTCTCTCGCCCGCCGATGGCACGGTTGTCCTTATCCAAGAGATTGCGCACGATTTTTTTGCAGGACCAGCAAAGCAAATCAGCATTTTTATGTCGCCCTTAGATGTGCATGTCAATCGCAACCCGATTTCGGGCAAAATTACGCATCTGCGCTATATCTCTGGTGAATATCTCGTAGCATTTCAGCACGATTCAAGCGAGCGCAATGAGCGAACAGAAATTGGCATTGAAAACGAACACATCAAGGTCTTCTTTAAGCAAATTGCAGGCTATGTAGCACGCCGCATTGTGTGTAACCTGCAACTTGGCGACACGGTGAAGATCGGCGAGCGCTTCGGAATGATTAAGTTTGGCTCCCGCGTCGATGTCTTACTGCCGATGTCTGTGCAGCTAAGAGTCCAGCAGGGGCAGCATGTCAAAGCAGGGGAAACTATTCTCGCCGAGTATGGGGGTTCTGAAGAGGGATAA
- the tilS gene encoding tRNA lysidine(34) synthetase TilS produces MLAFEKKFLEHCQKRKFFEKGERVLVAFSGGADSTALLHLLLAVRPVLKVELGAAHCNFQLRARASLLDERFCQKTCASHGIPFFVERFATAEIAKAQKTSIEETARNLRYDFFQRVMQEHGYDTLVTAHQANDNAETVLFNLFRGASLLGLGGIPERRAHILRPLLPFERYELLQYLHARHLPYRIDRSNFDIDYDRNFIRHKVIPLLEQRFEHKLVPSLLRLSQNAAELSEFVEHHIETLLRKKGLSLSHNAFEVKTLQKLTLFEQKELFKRALKKFGLSPTAQQLQSLTNLLCLQSGRKVVINSKLEVIRKGTHIYFVEKAAGEDPAR; encoded by the coding sequence ATGCTTGCCTTTGAGAAAAAATTTTTGGAGCATTGCCAGAAGCGCAAGTTTTTTGAAAAAGGTGAACGGGTGCTGGTTGCCTTTTCAGGCGGGGCAGACTCCACAGCGCTTCTGCATCTCTTGCTTGCTGTGCGCCCCGTGTTGAAAGTGGAGCTGGGCGCTGCTCATTGCAATTTTCAATTGCGTGCCCGTGCTAGCTTGCTTGATGAGCGGTTCTGTCAAAAAACTTGCGCCAGTCACGGTATCCCTTTCTTTGTGGAACGCTTTGCCACTGCAGAAATTGCCAAAGCCCAGAAAACTTCAATCGAAGAGACTGCCCGAAACCTGCGATACGACTTTTTTCAACGCGTCATGCAAGAGCACGGATACGATACGCTTGTTACAGCTCATCAAGCTAACGACAATGCCGAAACGGTGCTTTTCAATCTCTTTCGTGGTGCGTCGCTGCTGGGACTGGGCGGCATTCCAGAGCGGCGCGCACATATCCTTCGCCCCCTGCTTCCCTTCGAGCGCTATGAGCTTCTCCAATACCTGCATGCACGCCACTTGCCTTATCGCATTGACCGCAGCAACTTTGACATAGACTACGACCGCAATTTCATTCGCCACAAAGTCATACCGCTCCTTGAACAGCGCTTCGAGCACAAACTTGTGCCCAGTCTTTTACGCCTGTCACAAAATGCCGCAGAGCTTTCGGAGTTTGTAGAACACCACATTGAGACTCTCCTCCGAAAAAAAGGTCTTTCACTCTCACACAATGCATTTGAGGTCAAAACCTTGCAGAAACTGACCCTATTTGAGCAAAAGGAGCTTTTTAAGCGCGCGCTGAAAAAGTTTGGCCTTTCTCCAACAGCGCAGCAATTGCAAAGCCTTACTAACTTACTTTGTCTCCAATCAGGCAGGAAGGTGGTAATTAACTCGAAGCTGGAAGTTATTCGGAAAGGCACACACATCTACTTTGTGGAAAAAGCAGCAGGAGAAGACCCTGCGCGCTAA